From the genome of Anaerolineae bacterium:
CGGTGGCGGTATCAAACACCCGCATGAACGAAATGGGGCCGCTAGCCACCCCGCCGGTCGAGCCCACGATATCGCCGGCCGGCCGCAGGCGCGAGAACGAGAAGCCCGTCCCACCGCCGGATTTGTGAATCAGCGCGGTGGCTTTGATGGCATCAAAGATGCTGTGCATGTCGTCTTCCACCGGCAGGACGAAGCAGGCGGAAAGCTGGCCCAGCTCCGTGCCGGCGTTCATCAATGTGGGACTGTTGGGGAGGAAGTCCATGCTCGCCATCAAGGCGAAGAATTCCTCCGCCCGTCGGGCCACATCCGCGCCCATATCATACAGGCGGTCTGCCGCGGCCACAGTATTCGCCACCCGCGCGAACATTTCCTCGGGCGTCTCACACGGTTCCCCGCGCGCATCCTTGCGGAGGTAGCGGTGCTTCAACACCTTCAACGCGTTGGCGGAAAGCTGTACGGTGGTGATCGTTTTCATATTTCCCCCTATTTCCATCCCATTTCAGCAGTGTCGTACAGCAGAGACAGGAATCCCAACAGCAGACGAACCGGCTTCCGCCGGCGGCTGTCCACCCGGCAGTCTAATCCAGGGGCGGTATTGGATGGGCGAAGTTATTCGAGGAGGCGGTCGATTTCCCGGCGCAAACTTGCCGCGTCAGCAATCGGAAGATATACGGACGCAAATCGGATATACGCCACTTCATCCAGCTCGCGCAGACGGTCCATGACCATCTGTCCGATTTGTTCGCTGGTGACTTCAGTCTTGCCGCTGTTCAGCAGTTCCGCCTCGACCTGATTGACGATATTCTCAATGGCCTCGCTGGAGACCGGCCGTTTGGTGCACGCTTTGCGCAGGCCCAGCAGTATCTTCTCCCGGCTGAAATCTTCCCGCCGGC
Proteins encoded in this window:
- the nrdR gene encoding transcriptional repressor NrdR; the encoded protein is MQCPYCGYEDSRVVDTRETSGGIRRRRECKKCQQRFTTYERVMAHALQVVKRDGRREDFSREKILLGLRKACTKRPVSSEAIENIVNQVEAELLNSGKTEVTSEQIGQMVMDRLRELDEVAYIRFASVYLPIADAASLRREIDRLLE